In Dyadobacter sp. CECT 9275, the following proteins share a genomic window:
- a CDS encoding carbamoyltransferase family protein: MKILGISAFYHDSAAALIDNGEIVAAAQEERFTRKKHDPGFPSHAVEFCLEYGGLTINDLDAIVFYDKPLLKFERLLETYYAFAPKGVRSFLTAMPVWIKEKMFLKRLINEELEKLGYDKKKKVKMLFPEHHLSHAASAYYPSPFEKSAILTIDGVGEWATASICLGEGKDISILKELRFPHSLGLLYSAFTYFLGFRVNSGEYKLMGLAPYGNPSSPDIKKYEDIILKELVDLKEDGSVWLNQEYFDYATGLKMVNEEKWEALFGFKTRKPEDSLEAIHCNLGLAIQNITEEAVLRMAREAKKITGADYLCMAGGVALNCVSNGKLQKAGIFKDIFIQPAAGDAGGALGAAQAAYHIFFGQERKVTWKADAMRGSYLGPTFSDLDVELTAKKYKAVYTHYDNFVTLSDEAAKLLAEGNVVGWVQGRMEFGPRALGGRSILGDPRNAEMQKKLNLKIKYRESFRPFAPSVMAEHCSDYFDYDGISPYMLLVHPVAVERRKPVPENYDSLDLREKLYFQRSDLPSITHIDYSARIQTVHQDTNPKYWELINAFKKLTGYAVIVNTSFNVRGEPIVNTPNDAYRCFMRTEMDYLVVGNYIFDKKKQPEWMEKDNWKEEFVLD; encoded by the coding sequence ATGAAGATTTTAGGTATTTCGGCCTTTTACCACGATTCCGCAGCTGCACTTATTGATAATGGAGAAATCGTTGCAGCCGCCCAGGAGGAGCGGTTTACACGGAAAAAACATGATCCCGGTTTTCCATCCCATGCAGTTGAGTTTTGTCTGGAATATGGAGGGTTAACGATTAATGATCTGGATGCAATCGTATTTTATGATAAGCCACTTTTAAAGTTTGAAAGGCTTCTTGAGACATACTATGCTTTTGCGCCTAAGGGTGTAAGGTCTTTTCTGACTGCGATGCCTGTTTGGATCAAAGAGAAAATGTTTCTTAAGCGGCTTATCAATGAAGAGCTTGAAAAACTCGGCTACGATAAGAAGAAAAAGGTTAAAATGCTTTTTCCTGAGCACCATCTGTCACATGCGGCAAGTGCTTACTATCCTTCTCCTTTCGAAAAATCGGCTATTCTGACCATCGACGGGGTAGGTGAATGGGCTACGGCTTCCATTTGTCTGGGTGAAGGAAAGGATATAAGTATCCTCAAGGAACTCAGGTTTCCGCATTCCTTGGGGTTGTTGTACTCTGCTTTTACTTACTTTTTAGGCTTCCGTGTCAATTCAGGTGAATACAAACTGATGGGATTGGCACCTTATGGAAATCCGTCCTCCCCCGATATAAAAAAATATGAAGACATTATCCTGAAAGAACTTGTTGATCTGAAGGAAGATGGTTCTGTCTGGCTCAATCAGGAATATTTTGACTATGCCACAGGCCTGAAAATGGTGAATGAGGAGAAATGGGAGGCCCTGTTCGGATTTAAAACAAGAAAACCCGAAGATTCCCTTGAAGCCATTCATTGTAATCTGGGGCTTGCCATTCAGAATATTACCGAGGAAGCGGTTTTAAGGATGGCCCGTGAAGCCAAAAAGATCACCGGCGCCGACTACCTGTGTATGGCAGGAGGGGTGGCGTTAAACTGTGTGTCAAACGGAAAGCTTCAGAAGGCTGGTATTTTTAAAGACATATTTATTCAGCCTGCTGCCGGAGATGCCGGAGGAGCCCTGGGAGCAGCGCAGGCAGCGTATCATATCTTCTTTGGGCAGGAGCGTAAGGTAACCTGGAAAGCAGATGCCATGCGCGGATCGTACCTCGGTCCCACCTTCTCCGATCTGGATGTTGAACTGACGGCAAAAAAATATAAAGCAGTGTACACTCACTACGATAATTTCGTCACGCTATCTGATGAGGCTGCGAAACTGTTAGCGGAGGGAAATGTAGTAGGATGGGTGCAAGGGCGCATGGAGTTCGGGCCAAGGGCGTTGGGAGGCAGGAGTATACTGGGAGATCCGAGAAATGCCGAAATGCAAAAGAAGCTTAATCTGAAAATCAAGTACCGCGAATCCTTCAGGCCGTTTGCGCCCTCTGTGATGGCGGAGCACTGTTCGGATTACTTCGATTATGATGGTATTTCGCCTTATATGTTACTTGTACATCCAGTTGCCGTCGAAAGACGTAAACCGGTTCCGGAAAATTATGATTCACTGGATTTAAGGGAAAAACTCTATTTCCAGCGATCGGATCTGCCTTCCATTACGCATATAGATTATTCCGCTCGTATTCAGACGGTACATCAGGATACAAACCCCAAGTACTGGGAGCTTATCAACGCCTTTAAAAAATTAACGGGTTATGCTGTAATCGTAAATACAAGTTTTAACGTACGTGGAGAACCGATTGTGAATACTCCCAATGACGCCTACCGTTGTTTCATGCGTACCGAAATGGATTATCTGGTTGTGGGTAACTATATTTTTGACAAGAAAAAACAACCGGAATGGATGGAAAAGGATAATTGGAAAGAAGAGTTTGTCCTCGATTAA
- a CDS encoding Ppx/GppA phosphatase family protein, whose protein sequence is MKFAAIDIGSNGARMQISSVLNDEGIVRFKKVEYVRFPLRLGHDVFTQGKISAVSEDRMIKLMLAYQLLMELHEVDDYMACSTSAMRESENGHLVRDNIEQRTGIHIQIIDGQREADLVNNVVVKSLGEGQYIHIDVGGGSTELNLYKDRSKIIAKSFKLGSVRLLEGKESKNSWIKIKEWINDHVDYTQPIQAVGTGGNINKLFDLSSKLTESSTSLDEIQRMRDYIAQFSLQDRINKLQLNPDRADVIVPAGDIYTSAMRWAGAEVIHVPDVGLKDGMLQLLYDRACRKKKA, encoded by the coding sequence TTGAAATTCGCTGCAATAGATATTGGATCAAACGGTGCACGTATGCAGATTTCGTCGGTACTGAACGACGAGGGTATTGTCCGTTTTAAAAAAGTTGAATATGTTCGTTTCCCTTTACGTCTGGGCCATGATGTTTTCACCCAGGGCAAAATATCAGCTGTAAGTGAGGATCGGATGATCAAACTGATGCTGGCCTACCAGTTGCTGATGGAACTGCATGAGGTGGACGACTACATGGCCTGCTCTACGTCTGCGATGCGTGAATCTGAAAACGGTCATCTGGTAAGAGATAATATCGAACAGCGAACCGGCATTCATATTCAGATCATAGACGGACAACGCGAGGCGGATCTTGTCAATAATGTGGTCGTAAAGTCGCTTGGTGAAGGCCAGTACATCCATATAGACGTAGGTGGCGGAAGTACCGAACTTAACCTTTACAAGGACCGAAGCAAGATCATTGCTAAATCTTTCAAGCTGGGTTCCGTGCGGTTACTGGAAGGGAAAGAATCTAAAAATTCCTGGATAAAAATCAAAGAATGGATCAATGATCATGTAGATTACACCCAGCCGATCCAGGCGGTAGGTACCGGTGGAAATATCAACAAACTATTTGATTTGTCCTCCAAACTGACCGAAAGTTCTACCAGCCTGGATGAGATCCAGCGCATGCGGGACTATATAGCCCAGTTTTCGCTTCAGGACAGGATTAATAAACTTCAGCTCAATCCGGACCGCGCCGATGTGATTGTGCCAGCGGGAGATATTTATACTTCGGCCATGCGATGGGCGGGTGCCGAAGTCATTCATGTTCCTGACGTTGGCCTGAAAGACGGGATGCTCCAGTTACTCTACGACAGGGCATGCCGCAAAAAAAAGGCCTGA
- a CDS encoding SGNH/GDSL hydrolase family protein: MASKIVTSVVRIVFLVIFFLFLFYPDKLHIRFDYPDYPRSDNWFVRLAKLAFWFLLIIEILRIFYYGVVKAKAKGILANLVTITIPLIVTLIFLEIIFMYVPQSHEGVLSKASQIWWEKYWKPVNSLGYHDKEVEGNKTEKTTILVIGDSFAAGHGLEDVKDRFSNMLEEKFGHDKTQVYNLGVSGADTRDEAKRLQEFPVKPDVIVLQYFPNDIEKVAREKGVELSGAEPYADISGLSASIVRRFYLPNFIYWQLPHTGFSTFEKFVQTAYTDTTVLNAHLRDMSQMIAYRDSTKAKMYAVFVPFLFQLDKSAVYTKPVEDYLRKNGVTVVTLTDGIARIPEKERVVGKNDGHSSAPINKLIADRLYDVMKNR; this comes from the coding sequence ATGGCTTCTAAAATAGTAACCAGTGTAGTTAGAATTGTTTTTCTGGTTATATTCTTCCTATTCTTATTTTATCCGGATAAACTTCATATCCGGTTTGACTATCCTGATTATCCGCGGAGTGACAACTGGTTCGTACGGCTTGCAAAACTTGCATTTTGGTTTTTGCTTATTATCGAAATTCTCAGGATTTTCTATTACGGTGTAGTCAAAGCCAAAGCGAAGGGGATATTGGCTAACCTTGTGACGATTACAATCCCGCTCATCGTTACACTGATCTTCCTGGAGATTATTTTTATGTATGTACCTCAAAGCCACGAAGGAGTGTTGTCGAAAGCATCCCAGATCTGGTGGGAGAAGTACTGGAAACCCGTCAATTCCCTTGGTTATCACGACAAGGAAGTAGAAGGAAATAAAACGGAAAAAACAACTATTCTGGTAATTGGTGATTCTTTTGCGGCAGGTCATGGCCTTGAAGATGTGAAGGACAGGTTTTCCAATATGCTGGAGGAAAAATTCGGACATGATAAAACGCAGGTATATAACCTGGGCGTTTCCGGTGCAGATACAAGGGATGAGGCAAAAAGGTTACAAGAGTTTCCGGTGAAACCTGACGTTATTGTGCTACAATACTTTCCCAATGACATTGAAAAAGTGGCACGGGAAAAAGGTGTGGAACTTTCAGGCGCGGAACCGTATGCGGATATTTCAGGTTTGTCGGCAAGCATTGTAAGGCGTTTTTATCTGCCTAATTTTATATACTGGCAATTGCCGCATACCGGTTTTAGTACTTTTGAGAAATTTGTTCAGACTGCCTATACCGATACAACCGTTCTGAATGCGCATCTGAGGGATATGTCACAGATGATTGCGTACCGCGATAGTACCAAAGCTAAAATGTATGCGGTTTTTGTCCCCTTCCTTTTTCAGCTTGATAAAAGTGCGGTTTATACCAAACCTGTTGAAGATTATCTGCGCAAAAATGGAGTTACTGTGGTAACCCTAACCGATGGTATTGCCAGAATCCCGGAAAAAGAAAGAGTAGTGGGCAAAAATGACGGGCATTCAAGTGCCCCCATTAATAAACTCATTGCCGACAGGCTGTATGACGTGATGAAGAACCGTTAG
- a CDS encoding SxtJ family membrane protein yields the protein MTEADKSKAQLVIVTGLVVLYFIFKSNYFLIAAAAVGIVSIAIPVAGDLIVKGWYKLAEVLGAINGKILLSIVFFVVLFPVALLAKFGKKNPLALKKEETDTVFHTRNHRYTAKDLEQVW from the coding sequence ATGACAGAAGCAGATAAGTCCAAGGCACAGCTTGTGATTGTAACAGGGCTGGTGGTGTTGTATTTTATTTTTAAATCGAATTATTTTCTTATAGCCGCAGCCGCGGTTGGGATTGTCAGTATTGCCATTCCGGTGGCGGGTGATCTTATCGTAAAGGGCTGGTATAAGCTGGCAGAAGTCCTGGGTGCTATCAATGGAAAGATTCTTTTATCCATTGTTTTCTTTGTGGTACTGTTTCCGGTAGCGCTCTTGGCGAAGTTTGGAAAGAAAAATCCACTGGCGCTTAAAAAGGAGGAAACGGATACGGTATTCCATACCAGAAACCATAGGTACACAGCCAAGGACCTTGAACAGGTTTGGTAG
- a CDS encoding RNA polymerase sigma factor codes for MLFGRKISFDENDFKSIVSACMAGNNQAQRLLYKQYFGYSKSICLRYTSTTEEAEEVLNEGFLKVFNNLDKYDSAHPFKAWLRTIMVNTAISYYRKHKKHSEDMVSLEDAPYPRFDDDIVGQITAEEILQLIQGIKPVYKNVFLLYVVDGYNHREIADILEINEATVRSHYVRARARLQHLIKQNYPHLFPSDWGVKTFKGNEN; via the coding sequence TTGCTATTTGGAAGAAAAATATCATTTGATGAGAACGATTTCAAATCGATCGTGTCCGCCTGCATGGCCGGTAACAACCAGGCTCAAAGGCTATTATACAAACAGTATTTTGGTTATTCCAAAAGTATCTGCCTGCGTTATACCTCAACAACCGAGGAAGCCGAAGAGGTACTGAACGAAGGATTTCTGAAGGTATTCAACAATCTGGATAAATATGATTCTGCGCATCCCTTTAAAGCCTGGCTGCGGACGATCATGGTCAACACAGCCATTAGTTATTACCGGAAGCATAAGAAACACAGTGAAGATATGGTATCCCTTGAGGATGCTCCATACCCTCGGTTTGATGACGATATCGTTGGGCAGATTACCGCGGAAGAGATTCTTCAGTTGATACAAGGTATCAAGCCGGTTTATAAAAACGTGTTTCTGCTATATGTTGTGGATGGCTATAACCATAGAGAAATAGCAGATATTCTAGAGATCAATGAAGCAACGGTAAGATCACATTATGTGAGAGCAAGAGCCCGGTTACAACATTTGATCAAACAAAATTACCCACATCTCTTCCCAAGTGATTGGGGTGTAAAGACTTTCAAAGGCAATGAAAACTGA
- a CDS encoding Lrp/AsnC family transcriptional regulator has translation MHSLDETDAKILHFLQQDATLKTRELSEKLNLSYTPVYERVRRLEKEGIIKGYVALVDREKVGKKLMAFCNIALKEHSKVMGEKFVKAVSAMPEVMECFNISGDYDFLLKVVVEDMSQYQQFLMQKLGSLDNIGSTHSLFVMGEIKNSTHLETRVEKK, from the coding sequence ATGCATAGCCTTGATGAAACCGATGCCAAGATTTTACATTTCCTGCAACAGGATGCCACTCTGAAAACACGTGAGTTATCAGAAAAGCTCAATTTATCCTATACACCGGTTTATGAACGTGTCCGGCGCCTTGAAAAAGAAGGCATTATCAAGGGTTACGTTGCGCTGGTAGACCGCGAGAAAGTCGGAAAAAAACTGATGGCGTTCTGTAACATTGCCCTCAAAGAGCACTCGAAGGTAATGGGGGAGAAATTTGTGAAGGCGGTAAGCGCCATGCCGGAAGTGATGGAGTGCTTTAATATTTCCGGTGATTACGATTTTCTGCTTAAAGTGGTGGTGGAAGATATGTCTCAGTATCAGCAATTTTTGATGCAAAAACTCGGCTCTCTGGACAATATCGGAAGTACGCACAGCTTATTTGTTATGGGTGAGATCAAGAACTCCACACATCTTGAAACCAGGGTCGAAAAAAAATAA
- the fumC gene encoding class II fumarate hydratase has translation MEYRIEKDTMGEVQVPAHVYWGAQTQRSIQNFPIAQDINKMPKEIIKAFAYLKKAAAITNYEAGILPKEKSDLIGQVCDEILTDQLADQFPLVVWQTGSGTQSNMNCNEVIAYRGHVIQGGELADKTKFLHPNDDVNKSQSSNDTYPTAMHIAAYKILIDVTIPGITKLRDTLRAKAEAFKNVVKIGRTHFMDATPLTLGQEFSGYASQLDHGLKAIHNTLSHLSELALGGTAVGTGINTPPGYSENVAKHIALLTGLPFITAENKFEALAAHDAIVEAHGALKTVAVSLMKIGNDIRMLSSGPRSGIGEIHIPDNEPGSSIMPGKVNPTQCEAMTMVAAQVMGNDVAIGIGGSNGHFELNVFKPLMAYNFLHSARLIGDVCVSFNDNCAVGIEPLHDNIKKHVNNSLMLVTALNTKIGYYKAAEIAQTAHKNGSTLKETAVGLGYLTPEEFDEWVKPEDMVGEIR, from the coding sequence ATGGAATACCGTATAGAAAAAGACACCATGGGCGAAGTGCAGGTACCTGCCCATGTATACTGGGGCGCTCAGACGCAACGCTCAATCCAGAATTTCCCGATTGCGCAGGATATCAATAAAATGCCGAAGGAGATCATCAAGGCATTTGCTTATCTAAAAAAGGCTGCCGCCATAACCAATTACGAGGCAGGAATACTTCCAAAAGAAAAAAGCGATCTCATTGGCCAGGTATGTGATGAAATCCTGACAGACCAGCTGGCCGACCAGTTTCCGCTCGTCGTGTGGCAAACCGGCTCAGGCACGCAGTCCAACATGAATTGCAATGAGGTGATTGCCTACCGCGGCCATGTAATACAAGGGGGAGAATTAGCCGACAAAACAAAATTCCTTCATCCGAATGACGATGTGAACAAGTCGCAGTCATCCAATGATACTTACCCCACGGCGATGCACATAGCCGCCTATAAAATACTGATCGACGTGACCATCCCTGGCATTACCAAATTACGGGATACTTTGCGGGCCAAGGCCGAAGCATTCAAAAATGTAGTAAAAATTGGACGAACACACTTCATGGATGCCACTCCTTTGACCCTCGGACAGGAGTTTTCGGGTTATGCATCTCAGCTTGATCATGGCCTAAAGGCTATTCACAATACACTTTCTCACCTTTCGGAACTTGCTTTGGGTGGAACGGCCGTTGGTACCGGTATTAACACGCCTCCGGGATATTCCGAAAATGTAGCAAAACATATTGCACTGCTCACCGGCCTTCCATTTATAACCGCTGAAAATAAATTTGAAGCGCTTGCCGCGCATGACGCCATTGTGGAGGCCCACGGCGCACTGAAAACAGTAGCAGTAAGCCTGATGAAAATTGGAAATGACATCAGAATGTTATCGTCCGGCCCACGTTCGGGAATCGGGGAAATACACATTCCCGACAACGAACCGGGAAGCTCGATCATGCCGGGTAAAGTGAACCCCACACAATGCGAAGCCATGACCATGGTGGCGGCACAAGTAATGGGCAATGACGTGGCCATAGGAATCGGTGGCTCCAACGGACATTTTGAACTGAATGTGTTCAAACCTTTGATGGCTTATAACTTCCTGCATTCTGCACGCCTGATAGGCGACGTATGTGTTTCCTTTAACGACAACTGCGCTGTTGGAATAGAACCCCTGCACGACAATATCAAAAAACATGTGAACAATTCGCTGATGCTCGTGACTGCTCTGAATACCAAAATCGGTTACTACAAAGCAGCCGAAATTGCACAAACTGCTCACAAAAACGGTTCTACATTAAAGGAAACTGCCGTTGGACTGGGATATCTCACGCCGGAAGAATTTGACGAATGGGTAAAACCGGAAGATATGGTAGGAGAAATCAGGTGA
- a CDS encoding DUF5989 family protein, which translates to MDFLTDLLAFMKERKKWWLAPVILVLLLIGILIVIGGGSAVAPFIYTLF; encoded by the coding sequence ATGGATTTTTTGACTGATTTACTGGCATTCATGAAGGAGCGTAAAAAATGGTGGCTCGCACCTGTCATTCTGGTTTTACTTCTCATTGGTATCCTGATCGTAATTGGTGGAGGTTCTGCAGTAGCTCCCTTCATTTATACATTGTTTTAA
- a CDS encoding glycoside hydrolase family 95 protein, producing the protein MRYSFLKAFMLVCLCASLTPAFSQNAPLRLWYDTPAKNWMTEALPIGNGYLGVMFFGDPAEERLQFSEGTLWAGGKNANKEYNFGLRKDACKNLPEVRKLLAQGKLEEAHQLANQELTGAIHEKKENTPSSDFGAQQTMGDIYVTVSHKGTIKNYRRELNISGATGKVSYEAGTSKFERIFFGNYPSRVMVYQFSSSSPETYSVRYSTPHKKEYESFNNGQYTFGGSLKDNHQEFETVYRVVTDGKASYKDGVLTVSDAKSVMLVHTASTDYLLKFPDYKGNDYKKFNRNALALTAGKTFAALFSEQQKDYHSLFNRVSLKVGASADNQLPTNLRQKAYFEGRSDPGFEELYFQYGRYLMISSTRPGTMPMSLQGKWNDSTDPPWTNDYHTNINIQMLYWPAEVTNLSECHLPLFDFTKSIVEPGKLTAKEFFNVRGWTVNTMLNAYGYTSPGWDFPWGFFPGGAAWLCQHMWEHYAFTNDKEYLRNTAYPVMKEATLFWMDYLSEDENGKLVSSPSYSPEHGGISTGATMDHEIAWDILTNTIEAAKVLDTDQAFAAQAQKIKDKILPLKIGRWGQLQEWKEDVDDSTSKHRHVSHMFGLHPGKQISLTKTPAEAQAARVSLNARGDDGTGWSLAWKVNFWARLQDGNRAYKLFRSVLRPVGDTGTNMSNGGGSYPNLLCAHPPFQLDGNMGSTAGVAEMLLQSQAGILEILPALPQAWKSGEVKGLKARGNITVDEKWEAGQLVSVKLVSPDSQKQTLRYGTKTVTVTLVKGKPQTVMAGSFR; encoded by the coding sequence ATGAGATATTCTTTCCTTAAAGCCTTTATGCTGGTATGTCTTTGTGCATCTCTGACTCCTGCTTTCTCTCAGAACGCCCCGCTCAGGCTCTGGTATGATACTCCGGCAAAAAACTGGATGACTGAAGCTCTACCGATTGGAAATGGCTACCTGGGTGTTATGTTTTTTGGAGACCCGGCGGAAGAGCGGCTGCAGTTTTCAGAAGGAACACTGTGGGCCGGTGGTAAAAACGCCAATAAGGAATATAATTTCGGATTGAGAAAAGATGCCTGTAAAAATCTGCCGGAAGTAAGAAAACTACTCGCACAGGGAAAACTGGAGGAGGCACATCAGCTGGCCAATCAGGAACTTACCGGTGCTATCCATGAGAAAAAAGAAAATACACCTTCAAGTGATTTCGGGGCGCAGCAAACCATGGGAGATATTTATGTAACTGTTTCCCATAAAGGAACAATTAAAAATTACCGCAGGGAGCTGAATATCTCCGGCGCCACCGGCAAGGTAAGTTATGAGGCAGGGACGTCAAAATTTGAGCGGATTTTCTTCGGGAATTACCCTTCAAGGGTAATGGTATATCAGTTTTCATCCAGCTCTCCGGAAACCTATTCCGTCCGATACAGTACTCCGCACAAAAAGGAATATGAGTCCTTTAATAATGGGCAATATACCTTTGGCGGTAGCCTGAAAGACAATCACCAGGAATTTGAAACGGTGTACCGGGTCGTAACGGATGGAAAAGCCAGCTACAAGGATGGGGTTCTGACCGTGTCAGATGCCAAAAGTGTCATGCTCGTCCATACGGCCTCAACCGATTATCTCTTAAAATTCCCTGATTACAAAGGCAACGACTATAAGAAATTCAATCGTAATGCACTGGCCTTAACTGCCGGAAAAACCTTTGCTGCTTTATTCTCAGAACAGCAAAAAGATTATCATAGTCTTTTTAACCGGGTTTCATTGAAAGTGGGGGCATCAGCCGACAATCAGCTGCCTACCAATCTAAGACAAAAAGCTTATTTTGAAGGAAGGTCCGATCCGGGTTTCGAGGAGTTATACTTTCAATACGGCAGGTACCTGATGATTTCGTCCACCCGTCCGGGAACCATGCCTATGAGCCTGCAGGGTAAGTGGAACGACAGTACTGATCCGCCATGGACGAATGATTATCATACCAATATCAACATTCAGATGTTATACTGGCCGGCCGAGGTAACAAACTTGTCGGAGTGCCATTTACCCTTATTTGATTTTACCAAATCCATTGTCGAACCAGGCAAACTAACAGCAAAAGAATTTTTCAATGTACGCGGCTGGACCGTCAACACCATGCTTAACGCCTATGGGTATACCTCTCCGGGCTGGGATTTCCCCTGGGGATTTTTCCCGGGAGGTGCTGCCTGGCTGTGCCAGCACATGTGGGAGCACTACGCATTTACTAACGACAAGGAGTATCTCAGAAACACGGCGTACCCTGTCATGAAAGAAGCTACTTTGTTCTGGATGGACTATCTGTCCGAGGACGAAAACGGCAAGCTGGTATCTTCGCCTTCTTATTCTCCTGAACACGGAGGAATATCAACAGGTGCCACCATGGATCACGAAATAGCCTGGGATATCCTTACCAATACCATTGAAGCTGCAAAAGTTCTGGATACAGACCAGGCATTTGCGGCCCAGGCTCAGAAGATAAAAGACAAAATTCTTCCTTTAAAAATCGGCCGATGGGGGCAACTGCAGGAATGGAAAGAAGACGTGGATGATTCTACCAGCAAACACCGCCACGTATCTCATATGTTTGGGCTCCACCCCGGGAAACAAATTTCTTTAACAAAGACTCCCGCAGAAGCACAAGCGGCAAGGGTAAGCCTGAACGCACGCGGCGATGACGGGACCGGCTGGTCCCTTGCCTGGAAAGTAAACTTTTGGGCCCGCCTGCAGGACGGCAACAGAGCCTACAAACTATTCAGAAGTGTGTTGCGCCCCGTGGGAGACACAGGCACCAACATGAGTAACGGGGGTGGGTCATATCCCAACCTGTTGTGCGCTCACCCACCATTCCAACTCGACGGCAACATGGGCTCGACGGCCGGAGTAGCAGAAATGCTCCTGCAGTCGCAGGCGGGGATACTGGAAATACTTCCTGCGCTGCCCCAAGCCTGGAAATCCGGTGAGGTAAAAGGCCTTAAAGCTCGTGGTAATATTACAGTCGACGAGAAATGGGAAGCGGGCCAGTTGGTATCAGTAAAGCTGGTATCACCTGATTCTCAAAAACAAACGCTCCGATACGGAACCAAAACCGTAACAGTAACGCTGGTAAAAGGCAAACCACAGACGGTCATGGCTGGGAGTTTCAGATAA
- a CDS encoding acyl-CoA thioesterase yields the protein MDSLEEKIERSETRVFKTVFPNNTNHYDTLFGGTALSMMDEVAFIAATRFSRLRCVTVSSDRIDFTHPIPAGSIIELVGRVEHVGNTSMKVRVDIYVEQMYHEGREKAVSGLFTFVALDEQHQPTRIAR from the coding sequence ATGGATAGTCTGGAGGAAAAAATCGAAAGGTCGGAAACAAGAGTTTTTAAAACTGTTTTTCCCAACAATACCAATCACTACGACACGCTCTTTGGGGGCACTGCCTTGTCCATGATGGATGAGGTTGCATTTATAGCTGCCACACGTTTTTCGCGCCTGCGTTGTGTAACGGTATCTTCTGATCGTATTGATTTTACGCACCCCATACCTGCCGGGAGTATTATTGAACTGGTAGGCAGAGTAGAGCATGTAGGAAATACAAGCATGAAAGTACGTGTTGATATTTATGTGGAGCAAATGTATCATGAAGGAAGGGAAAAGGCAGTTTCAGGGCTCTTTACCTTTGTTGCACTGGATGAACAGCACCAGCCTACACGTATTGCCAGGTAA